In one window of Fodinibius salicampi DNA:
- a CDS encoding class II fructose-bisphosphate aldolase: MSMTLQDKFAELDQQNKALLAVNFYNFETLSATLKAAAAQDIPIILQSTKSTIDYLGLEVTAQLARAAIRQYGVEAWLHLDHAQDTELIRRALDAGYDSVMIDASEKPIEINRDITRKVVEMAAPYGANVEAELGYIAKLGQSKEEVAFTQPGQARSFVEDTGVDALAVAIGSAHGFYDMDPDLDIELLGRIHEATPAALVLHGGSGIPDDQIQAAIRNGIRKINLATEIKNGFMNTLREQLPQSEEIDLRKVFPGAIDHVQALLEEKITMINQA; encoded by the coding sequence ATGTCGATGACTTTACAGGATAAATTTGCTGAATTAGACCAGCAGAACAAGGCGCTTTTAGCTGTAAATTTCTACAACTTTGAAACCCTTTCTGCCACTCTTAAGGCAGCTGCTGCCCAAGACATTCCCATCATTTTACAGTCCACCAAGAGCACCATTGACTACCTGGGGCTGGAAGTGACGGCCCAGCTGGCGCGGGCGGCAATCCGCCAGTACGGGGTAGAAGCCTGGCTGCATCTGGACCATGCCCAGGATACCGAGCTCATCCGGCGAGCCCTCGATGCCGGCTACGACTCGGTCATGATTGATGCCAGTGAAAAGCCCATCGAGATAAACCGCGACATTACCCGGAAGGTCGTCGAGATGGCCGCCCCCTACGGAGCCAACGTCGAAGCGGAGCTCGGTTATATTGCCAAACTTGGCCAGTCGAAAGAAGAAGTGGCCTTTACCCAGCCCGGGCAAGCCCGCTCGTTTGTCGAGGATACCGGCGTGGACGCTCTGGCTGTGGCCATAGGATCGGCCCACGGTTTTTATGATATGGACCCTGACCTTGATATTGAGCTGTTAGGCAGGATACACGAAGCCACCCCGGCGGCCCTGGTGCTTCACGGAGGCTCAGGCATTCCGGACGACCAAATCCAGGCGGCGATCCGCAACGGCATCCGAAAAATAAACCTGGCGACGGAAATCAAGAACGGCTTTATGAATACCCTTCGGGAGCAGCTGCCCCAGTCAGAGGAAATTGACCTGCGCAAAGTATTTCCGGGGGCCATCGATCATGTGCAGGCGCTGCTGGAAGAAAAAATTACAATGATAAATCAAGCATAA
- a CDS encoding SIS domain-containing protein: protein MLLESNGNGKNTGREITAQPDTWAKTWRKIRKEKENLTTFLSEVLANEHVQIVLTGAGSSAFIGDTGISSWNKACAQTARAIPTTDLVTHFDEHINSAKSLLLISFARSGNSPESTATIHLANEHCDNVLHLIITCNPKGKLGQLKDHENTYVFFIPPEAEDQSLAMTNSFTSMSLAAVLIPQIVTEPKKEEELNQQIKTLCDYGQQLINDFSDTLYEVSQADFSKIVFLGSGNKWGIARESHLKVQELTNGKVIGKYDSFLGFRHGPKAIIDNQTLLVYLLSNKEDVHQYERDLVTQIQDHDIGLTTLAVSESPYDTVKASYSITLNEETKLKDHLWAIACTIPAQIIGFYKSLAFGYNPDNPSPNGTISRVVEGVTIYNKAPKTPNL, encoded by the coding sequence ATGTTGTTAGAAAGTAACGGAAACGGTAAAAACACGGGCCGAGAAATTACCGCTCAACCTGATACATGGGCTAAAACGTGGAGAAAAATCCGTAAGGAAAAAGAAAACCTTACTACCTTTTTAAGCGAAGTCCTCGCTAATGAGCATGTACAAATCGTTTTAACCGGTGCAGGTTCTTCCGCTTTTATTGGAGATACTGGGATTTCTTCCTGGAATAAAGCCTGCGCCCAGACAGCCCGGGCTATTCCAACTACGGACCTGGTAACTCATTTTGATGAGCATATTAATTCCGCCAAATCCTTATTACTTATCTCCTTTGCCCGGTCGGGCAATAGTCCGGAGAGTACCGCCACTATTCATCTTGCAAATGAACACTGTGACAATGTACTCCATCTTATCATAACCTGTAACCCAAAAGGTAAATTAGGCCAGCTCAAAGATCATGAAAACACCTATGTTTTCTTCATTCCTCCCGAGGCAGAAGATCAAAGCCTGGCTATGACCAACAGTTTTACCAGTATGTCCCTGGCCGCCGTTCTTATCCCTCAAATTGTAACTGAACCTAAAAAAGAGGAAGAGCTAAACCAGCAGATCAAAACACTTTGTGATTACGGTCAACAACTTATTAACGACTTCAGTGACACCCTTTACGAGGTTTCTCAAGCTGATTTCAGTAAAATCGTTTTTTTGGGCAGCGGTAATAAATGGGGCATTGCCCGGGAATCGCACCTTAAAGTACAGGAACTTACCAACGGGAAAGTCATCGGGAAATATGATTCCTTTCTAGGTTTTCGACACGGCCCCAAGGCCATTATTGATAATCAAACACTATTAGTATACCTCCTTTCCAATAAAGAGGATGTCCATCAGTATGAAAGAGATCTGGTCACTCAGATTCAGGATCACGATATCGGACTAACGACTCTTGCCGTTTCTGAAAGTCCTTATGATACTGTAAAAGCGAGTTATTCGATAACTCTGAATGAAGAAACAAAGCTGAAAGATCATCTCTGGGCTATCGCCTGTACCATTCCCGCCCAGATTATCGGCTTTTATAAATCCCTGGCTTTTGGATATAATCCGGATAACCCTTCGCCGAATGGTACTATTTCCCGCGTTGTAGAAGGCGTTACGATCTATAATAAAGCCCCAAAAACACCGAATTTGTGA
- a CDS encoding carbohydrate kinase family protein — protein MADKKVFNPKVLVIGELNMDLILDNVASFPELGKEKIASDFNLTMGSSSAIFAANLARLGTPTAFCGMVGKDDFGHMITEQLREFGVDTSHVTTSPQHKTGLTAIIRHNNDRAMVTYPGAMEHFGPDNFPENLFTNIRHLHISSIFMQPVIQENLLAIVNKAKKQGMTISLDTQWDPDERWDLDIPALLSKVDFFLPNEDEFLALSGSPTIEEGITKLQPHLTDGTIIIKQGTSGALYFTADEIQSIPGYHNKQPVDAVGAGDSFNAGLIHRYLQGDDIQDCIRFGHITGAVSTTSAGGTKAIKSFETVQNIAVNQFSITDVDDFTG, from the coding sequence ATGGCTGATAAGAAAGTATTTAACCCTAAAGTTTTGGTGATCGGGGAGCTCAATATGGATTTAATACTGGATAATGTCGCCTCCTTTCCGGAATTGGGTAAGGAAAAAATTGCATCCGACTTTAACCTTACCATGGGCAGCTCCTCGGCTATTTTTGCCGCAAATCTGGCCAGGCTGGGCACCCCCACTGCTTTTTGTGGCATGGTTGGCAAGGATGATTTCGGCCACATGATCACCGAACAACTCCGGGAATTCGGGGTGGATACCTCCCATGTCACTACATCTCCCCAGCATAAGACCGGGCTGACCGCCATCATCCGACACAACAACGATCGGGCTATGGTTACCTATCCCGGGGCGATGGAGCACTTTGGTCCGGATAACTTTCCCGAAAATCTATTTACCAACATACGACACCTGCATATTTCCTCCATCTTCATGCAGCCGGTCATTCAAGAAAACCTGTTGGCAATAGTAAATAAAGCGAAGAAGCAAGGGATGACCATTTCTCTGGACACCCAGTGGGACCCCGACGAACGATGGGATCTGGATATCCCCGCCCTCCTTTCCAAGGTGGATTTCTTTCTGCCCAATGAAGATGAATTCCTGGCACTTTCGGGGAGCCCAACGATCGAAGAAGGCATCACCAAACTACAACCTCATCTTACTGATGGCACCATCATTATTAAACAAGGGACCAGCGGGGCTCTTTACTTTACTGCTGATGAGATACAGTCCATACCGGGCTACCATAATAAACAGCCGGTAGATGCGGTCGGGGCCGGCGACAGCTTCAATGCAGGCCTTATTCACCGGTACCTGCAAGGGGATGACATCCAGGATTGCATCCGGTTTGGCCATATCACCGGGGCCGTTTCCACCACGTCTGCCGGTGGCACGAAGGCCATCAAAAGTTTTGAAACCGTACAAAACATTGCCGTAAACCAATTTTCAATTACCGATGTCGATGACTTTACAGGATAA